A region of Anoplopoma fimbria isolate UVic2021 breed Golden Eagle Sablefish chromosome 24, Afim_UVic_2022, whole genome shotgun sequence DNA encodes the following proteins:
- the rcc1l gene encoding RCC1-like G exchanging factor-like protein: MALSCARLLTRHTTTGLPVCGYATLSKASRPQEKTSSGPVFQYVGQHKKPTHKVFVWGFSFTGALGIPSFVVPDSGRKKPRKYQLTPYRLETAEQISSAACGYGFTLIASRTKDVIKLWGMGLNKDSQLGFQRTQHSRHQSYDYVLEPSPVALPLGEPLQTKVVQVACGRAHSLILTDQEGVFSMGNNAYGQCGRPIVEDEVYSGSHIIHRMEGFDSRVTQVACGQDHSLFLTEAGKVFACGWGADGQTGLGHHNISSRPVEVGGDLSGVEVQQITTYGDCSLAVSTDGRLYGWGNSEYLQLASVTESTQINSPRLLPLNGCGKVVQAACGGTQVAILNEKGEVFVWGYGILGKGPELSESSTPEMIPSTLFGRSEFNPSVAVTSVRCGLNHFAAVTDRGELFVWGKNVRGCLGIGKRDDQYFPWRVTVPGQVVDVACGVDHMVVLVKSLL; encoded by the exons ATGGCTCTGTCATGTGCCCGTCTGTTGACCAGACACACCACTACAGGGCTTCCAGTCTGTGGTTATGCGACACTCAGTAAAGCGTCCAGACCTCAGGAGAAAACCAGCAGTGGTCCGGTTTTTCAGTACGTCGGCCAGCACAAAAAGCCCACCCACAAGGTGTTTGTTTGGGGCTTCAGCTTCACCGGCGCTCTGGGTATCCCCAGCTTCGTGGTGCCGGACAGCGGCAGGAAGAAGCCCCGCAAATACCAGCTGACTCCGTACCGACTGGAGACAGCAGAGCAG aTCTCCTCTGCTGCTTGCGGTTACGGCTTCACTCTCATCGCCTCGCGGACCAAAGATGTGATCAAGCTGTGGGGCATGGGCCTGAACAAGGACTCCCAGCTGGGCTTCCAACGCACGCAGCACAGCCGAC ATCAGAGCTACGACTACGTGTTGGAACCCTCCCCGGTGGCGCTGCCTCTCGGCGAGCCTCTGCAGACCAAAGTGGTCCAGGTTGCATGCGGCCGCGCTCACTCTCTGATCCTCACCGACCAGGAGGGAG TGTTCAGCATGGGGAACAATGCGTATGGCCAGTGTGGAAGGCCGATAGTTGAAGATGAAGTTTACAG CGGCAGTCACATCATTCACAGGATGGAAGGCTTCGACAGCAGGGTCACCCAG GTGGCGTGTGGACAGGATCACAGCCTCTTCCTCACGGAGGCGGGGAAAGTGTTTGCGTGTGGATGGGGCGCAGATGGACAGACGG GTCTGGGACACCACAACATCAGCTCCCGTCCggtggaggtgggaggggaCCTGTCGGgggtggaggtgcagcagaTCACCACGTATGGAGACTGCAGCCTGGCCGTGTCCACAGACGGACGGCTGTACGGATGGGGAAACTCTGAATACCTGCAGCTGGCCTCGGTCACTGAGTCCACACAG ATCAACTCGCCTCGACTTCTTCCTTTGAACGGCTGTGGGAAGGTGGTGCAGGCAGCATGTGGAGGAACGCAGGTGGCCATTCTCAACG AAAAAGGAGAGGTGTTTGTGTGGGGATACGGCATTCTGGGAAAAGGCCCAGAACTCTCTGAGTCCTCCACCCCGGAGATGATTCCCTCCACGCTGTTTGGACGCTCAGAGTTCAACCCGTCGGTAGCCGTCACCAGCGTGCGCTGTGGCCTCAACCATTTCGCTGCAGTGACGG ATCGAGGCGAGCTCTTCGTTTGGGGGAAGAATGTGAGAGGTTGTTTGGGCATCGGCAAGAGAGACGACCAGTACTTCCCGTGGAGG GTGACTGTTCCTGGTCAGGTGGTGGACGTAGCGTGTGGTGTCGACCACATGGTGGTGCTGGTGAAGTCTCTCCTCTGA
- the LOC129113841 gene encoding TLC domain-containing protein 5-like, with the protein MPVLEVTCSLIGWFCLYLLFCRSFAQRGAEWSCRLVTLSHGVVIVLLTAYVLFIDGPWLFTHAGTENTELQTFSLAVCLGYFFFDLCWCVRHHTEGPVMLAHHAASITGILLALLMGVSGCETCGVIFGSEITNPLLQTRWFLRRLGLYDGLLGDIVDLLFISLFATVRVGVGGVMFYCELTSPRTTLVMKLGGVAMYGLAWVFMVDIARFGFKKSRAKYKRWRENHQLKESNKQKLEKSD; encoded by the exons ATGCCGGTGCTGGAGGTGACCTGCAGCCTGATTGGCTGGTTCTGTCTCTACCTGTTGTTCTGCCGTTCCTTCGCTCAGCGAGGAGCCGAGTGGAGCTGCAGACTCGTCACTTTGTCCCACGGCGTCGTCATCGTGCTGCTGACGGCCTACGTGCTCTTCATCGACGGACCCTGGCTCTTCACACACGCAG GAACAGAAAACACGGAGCTCCAGACCTTCTCCCTGGCCGTCTGCCTCGGATACTTCTTCTTCGACCTTTGCTGGTGCGTGCGTCACCACACCGAGGGCCCCGTCATGCTGGCCCACCACGCCGCCAGCATCACGGGCATCCTGCTGGCGTTGCTCATGGGCGTGTCGGGCTGCGAGACCTGCGGCGTCATCTTCGGCAGCGAGATCACCAACCCTCTGCTGCAGACGCGCTGGTTCCTGCGGCGGCTGGGCCTCTACGACGGGCTGCTGGGCGACATCGTGGACCTGCTCTTCATCTCGCTGTTCGCCACCGTGCGCGTGGGGGTCGGCGGGGTCATGTTCTACTGCGAGCTCACGTCTCCCAGGACAACGCTGGTGATGAAGCTGGGCGGCGTGGCCATGTACGGACTGGCCTGGGTGTTCATGGTGGACATAGCCAGGTTCGGCTTCAAGAAGAGTAGAGCGAAGTACAAAAGGTGGAGAGAAAACCACCAGCTGAAAGAAAGCAACAAGCAAAAACTGGAAAAGAGTGACTGA